Proteins encoded together in one Candidatus Woesearchaeota archaeon window:
- a CDS encoding ATP-dependent DNA helicase, translated as MDDKATPEGADNSDIVNSILGFFPHESIRTGQGKLLLDIYRAASSGKSILINAPTGIGKTAGALSPILKLASEHKHSEKKLKIFFLTGRHTQHKIVLETIKTLNEKNGKEIVAADIFGKKYMCGFEDVTIFSSTEFSEYCKSLRESKKCFFYRNTFDKESNEKIFSGASLGLVSSFEKRCASRQEIRESCIEKYVCPYEVACGVARNADVIICDYNHIFNPDIRAIFFKKISAELENSVIIIDEAHNLPERLREMLSQRISEKTIELAISEAKRFKFGIEEQLLALQGFFRKKKSEISKRRGILSEILLENSEIIDFVKRHFDLKETIEALIRCADEVRKAQRKSFIGRIADFLILVNSTSEQDEFITIASISQYSDSKELEIEYFCIEPALLTKDVIEGAKSLILMSATLEPLEMYCDILGFDYPFLKSYESPFPEKNRLTLIIPKTTTKYEFRSEAQFRDISENLAGILKSIPGRAALFFPSYEIMSAVMPVLSSEKRNFFIEKRKFQKEQKAELINSFLKDEMGVLCAVVGASFSEGIDLPNKLKSVVLVGLPLRPPGIKVKKLVQYYAEKFGKGFEYGYFIPAINKAIQSAGRCIRSSTDYGALIFLDKRYAYDNYKALMPTDWNLKVSSDYEKALRDFFEGRKGN; from the coding sequence ATGGATGACAAAGCAACGCCTGAAGGCGCTGACAATTCAGATATTGTGAATTCAATTCTTGGGTTTTTTCCCCATGAAAGCATAAGGACAGGGCAGGGAAAGCTTCTGCTTGACATCTACCGGGCAGCATCTTCCGGGAAAAGCATCCTGATAAACGCGCCAACAGGAATCGGAAAGACAGCAGGCGCCCTTTCCCCAATCCTCAAGCTCGCATCAGAGCATAAGCACAGCGAAAAGAAGCTGAAGATTTTCTTTCTCACAGGAAGGCACACCCAGCACAAGATTGTGCTTGAGACAATAAAAACATTAAATGAGAAAAACGGAAAGGAGATTGTTGCCGCAGACATATTCGGCAAGAAATACATGTGCGGCTTTGAGGACGTTACAATATTCTCCTCAACAGAGTTCAGCGAATACTGCAAATCATTACGTGAAAGCAAAAAATGCTTTTTCTACAGGAACACCTTTGACAAGGAGAGCAATGAGAAGATTTTTTCAGGCGCATCTTTGGGACTTGTCAGCTCTTTTGAGAAAAGGTGCGCATCAAGGCAGGAGATAAGGGAATCCTGCATTGAGAAGTATGTGTGCCCTTACGAGGTGGCATGCGGGGTTGCAAGGAATGCTGATGTCATAATCTGCGACTACAACCACATCTTCAACCCCGACATCCGGGCGATTTTCTTCAAGAAGATATCTGCTGAGCTTGAGAACTCAGTGATAATAATAGATGAGGCGCACAATCTCCCCGAAAGGCTAAGAGAGATGCTTTCGCAGAGGATAAGCGAGAAGACAATTGAGCTTGCGATTTCAGAGGCAAAGAGGTTCAAGTTCGGGATTGAGGAGCAGCTTCTTGCGCTTCAGGGATTTTTCAGGAAAAAGAAATCAGAGATTTCAAAGAGAAGGGGAATTTTAAGCGAAATTCTCCTGGAGAATTCCGAGATAATTGACTTTGTGAAGAGGCATTTTGATTTGAAAGAGACCATTGAAGCGCTTATCCGCTGCGCAGACGAGGTCAGGAAAGCCCAGAGAAAAAGCTTCATTGGAAGGATTGCGGATTTTCTTATTCTTGTGAATTCCACTTCAGAGCAGGATGAGTTCATAACAATCGCCTCAATAAGCCAGTATTCTGACAGCAAGGAGCTTGAGATTGAGTATTTCTGCATTGAGCCCGCCCTTCTTACAAAGGATGTTATTGAGGGCGCAAAATCCCTGATTCTCATGAGCGCAACCCTTGAGCCGCTTGAGATGTACTGCGACATCCTCGGTTTTGACTATCCCTTCCTTAAATCCTATGAAAGCCCCTTTCCAGAAAAGAACAGGCTTACGCTGATAATCCCGAAAACCACAACTAAATATGAGTTCAGGAGCGAGGCGCAGTTTCGGGACATTTCAGAGAATTTGGCAGGAATCCTTAAGTCAATTCCAGGAAGAGCTGCGCTTTTCTTCCCAAGTTATGAAATAATGTCTGCTGTAATGCCCGTCCTTTCTTCAGAAAAGAGGAATTTTTTCATTGAGAAAAGAAAATTCCAGAAGGAGCAGAAGGCTGAACTGATAAATTCATTCCTGAAAGATGAGATGGGAGTATTGTGCGCGGTTGTAGGAGCCTCTTTTTCAGAGGGAATTGACCTTCCCAACAAGCTTAAGAGCGTTGTTCTTGTCGGGCTTCCGCTCAGGCCTCCTGGAATCAAGGTGAAAAAGCTCGTGCAGTATTATGCTGAGAAATTCGGGAAGGGTTTTGAGTACGGCTATTTCATCCCTGCAATAAACAAGGCAATCCAGAGTGCGGGGCGCTGCATAAGAAGCAGCACTGACTACGGTGCCCTGATTTTTCTTGACAAGCGCTATGCATATGACAATTACAAGGCGCTTATGCCCACTGACTGGAACCTTAAGGTTTCATCTGACTATGAAAAAGCGCTCCGGGATTTCTTTGAGGGCAGGAAGGGAAATTAA
- the map gene encoding type II methionyl aminopeptidase: MEKLNDWIKAGKMASEAREYGRGLIKEGESLLEVTEKIEAKIRALGGNFAFPVQISRNHIAAHYCSDSSDKTIFENGDMAKLDLGIEINGCISDTACTVYLGDDPKMKELVQASKDALDAALKIIRNGVSIGEIGAQIQNAITKYGFSPIKNLSGHGLADFDIHSEPSIPNFATSSNNKLFEQVVAIEPFATTGAGMVVESPNASVFSIIERKPIRDIISRKVLSEIDEYNGLPFAKRWLEQKFPSAQVNFALRQLINAEIIGEYPPLSEVSRGMVSQAEHTVIVSDKVIVTTL; this comes from the coding sequence ATAGAAAAATTAAATGACTGGATAAAAGCGGGAAAGATGGCTTCTGAGGCAAGGGAATACGGAAGGGGGCTCATAAAAGAGGGCGAATCCCTTCTTGAAGTCACTGAAAAAATAGAGGCAAAGATAAGAGCCCTTGGGGGCAACTTTGCATTCCCAGTCCAGATTTCAAGAAACCACATAGCAGCGCACTACTGCTCTGATTCATCTGACAAAACCATCTTTGAAAATGGGGACATGGCAAAGCTGGACTTGGGGATTGAAATCAACGGCTGCATCTCAGACACTGCCTGCACAGTATACCTCGGCGATGACCCTAAAATGAAAGAGCTTGTCCAGGCTTCAAAGGACGCACTTGATGCTGCGCTAAAAATAATCAGAAACGGTGTTTCAATAGGAGAAATCGGCGCGCAAATCCAGAATGCAATCACAAAATACGGATTTTCTCCGATAAAAAACCTTTCAGGGCACGGACTTGCAGATTTTGACATCCATTCAGAGCCGTCAATTCCAAACTTTGCAACCTCATCCAATAACAAGCTTTTTGAGCAGGTGGTTGCAATTGAGCCGTTTGCAACAACTGGTGCAGGAATGGTTGTGGAAAGCCCAAATGCCAGCGTCTTCTCAATTATAGAACGTAAGCCTATAAGAGACATAATAAGCAGGAAGGTGCTTTCTGAAATAGATGAGTACAACGGGCTTCCATTTGCAAAAAGGTGGCTTGAGCAGAAATTCCCGAGCGCACAGGTGAATTTTGCGCTGAGGCAGCTCATAAATGCTGAGATAATCGGGGAATACCCGCCGTTGTCAGAAGTCAGCAGGGGGATGGTGAGTCAGGCAGAGCACACTGTTATTGTCTCTGACAAGGTTATTGTCACAACCCTCTGA